A single Pedobacter sp. PACM 27299 DNA region contains:
- a CDS encoding SRPBCC family protein, producing the protein MHICKVTTVIPEKQLSYSWKYDQFPGEMLVSFTLAESEGKPD; encoded by the coding sequence CTGCATATTTGTAAAGTAACCACCGTAATTCCAGAAAAACAGCTGAGTTACAGCTGGAAATACGATCAGTTTCCAGGAGAAATGCTGGTCAGTTTTACGCTAGCTGAAAGTGAGGGAAAACCAGATTAA
- a CDS encoding GNAT family N-acetyltransferase, producing MENKIKTKFTIASEEGIAILQELGEKRAQEKYTGLLSPSQIENYLFDKFNTDTIISNLNTFSNQLIVVYVEDQPAGYAYFSVNGEVPEALKDKRVVHLEDMEVLDAYKDSGAKEFLMEKFLNVCKSYEALKSRERIDVQDHIAFYEHYGFQQKGMEEISIAGVTFPSVILIRENP from the coding sequence ATGGAAAATAAGATAAAAACAAAGTTTACTATCGCCTCCGAAGAAGGAATTGCCATACTGCAGGAACTGGGGGAAAAGCGCGCGCAAGAGAAATATACCGGATTACTGAGTCCCAGTCAAATTGAAAACTACTTGTTCGATAAATTCAATACGGATACCATTATCAGTAATTTAAATACATTTTCTAATCAATTGATCGTGGTTTATGTGGAGGATCAGCCTGCGGGATATGCTTACTTCAGTGTAAATGGAGAGGTCCCGGAAGCATTGAAAGATAAACGTGTAGTTCACCTCGAAGATATGGAAGTGCTGGATGCTTATAAGGACAGCGGCGCAAAAGAGTTCCTGATGGAAAAATTCCTGAATGTCTGTAAATCTTACGAAGCGTTAAAGAGCAGAGAAAGAATCGATGTACAGGATCACATTGCTTTCTATGAACATTATGGATTCCAACAAAAAGGAATGGAAGAGATCAGTATAGCCGGGGTAACTTTTCCATCGGTTATACTGATCAGGGAGAACCCTTAA
- a CDS encoding M1 family metallopeptidase, which translates to MKKCLILLFVCFSSFGFAQDKYWQQEVSYKIDVALNDQAKTLKGSEQIVYKNNSPSTLDFIWFHIWPNAYKQESTALFQQLKNDTSRTKKMEKYTFGSIDGLNFKVNGQTAVTEAHPNPQYIDVIKVKLPNPLKPGESVNISTDFNVKLPSYFSRSGFADGEFMICQWYPKPAVFDKSGWHEFPYLDMGEFYSEYAAFKVNITLPSDYVVGATGVLQTADELALYKKLGAANTANRTGKPELYKPIRKSPTKTLTYEMNNVPDFAWFAAKNFVIQYDTAQLASGKVVDAFTYYHNKKPTLWTNSIDYTKDAVKHYSKWIGEYEYPVVQVVEGPVNNSSGGMEYPTITLITSPDAKKETLDAVITHEVGHNWFMSMLGSNERQHAWLDEGLNTYFQFRYEAEKYRSNSLFGDAIPEQVKKMPEKEFLTSIYNALASIPMKAAIETPSDKFSSSDEYSMASYVKTALWLFILENEVGREKMDKAFQYYFSLWKNKHPQPEDLKAAFETSLGVNLDAYFKLVNKEGGFK; encoded by the coding sequence ATGAAAAAATGCTTGATCCTACTTTTTGTCTGCTTTAGCAGTTTCGGTTTTGCACAGGATAAATATTGGCAGCAAGAAGTCAGTTATAAAATTGATGTTGCCTTAAATGACCAGGCAAAAACCCTGAAAGGCTCCGAACAGATCGTTTACAAAAATAATTCTCCCAGTACCCTCGATTTCATCTGGTTTCACATCTGGCCAAATGCCTATAAACAGGAATCTACAGCGCTGTTCCAGCAATTGAAAAATGATACCAGCAGAACCAAGAAAATGGAAAAATACACTTTCGGCAGTATCGATGGGTTAAATTTTAAAGTGAATGGGCAAACTGCAGTTACAGAAGCCCATCCCAATCCGCAATATATTGATGTGATTAAAGTAAAATTGCCGAATCCTTTAAAACCGGGCGAATCAGTCAATATCAGTACAGACTTCAATGTGAAACTGCCTTCTTATTTCTCTAGATCAGGTTTTGCTGATGGAGAGTTTATGATTTGTCAGTGGTATCCAAAACCTGCAGTATTTGATAAAAGTGGCTGGCATGAGTTCCCATACCTTGATATGGGCGAGTTTTATAGCGAATATGCTGCTTTCAAGGTCAATATTACCTTGCCTTCAGATTATGTAGTAGGTGCTACCGGAGTACTGCAGACAGCCGATGAACTGGCCCTGTATAAAAAACTGGGTGCCGCAAATACCGCTAATAGAACCGGAAAGCCTGAGCTTTATAAGCCGATTCGCAAGTCTCCAACAAAGACACTGACCTATGAGATGAATAATGTGCCTGATTTTGCCTGGTTTGCAGCAAAGAATTTTGTGATCCAATATGATACGGCACAGCTGGCTTCTGGAAAAGTGGTGGATGCCTTTACCTATTACCACAATAAAAAACCTACCTTATGGACCAACAGTATTGATTATACCAAAGATGCCGTAAAACATTACAGTAAATGGATTGGCGAATATGAATATCCGGTGGTTCAAGTAGTAGAGGGGCCGGTTAACAATTCAAGCGGTGGGATGGAGTACCCAACCATTACGTTAATCACCAGTCCGGATGCTAAAAAAGAAACTTTAGATGCGGTCATTACGCATGAAGTAGGGCACAATTGGTTCATGAGCATGCTGGGCAGCAATGAGCGTCAGCATGCCTGGCTGGATGAAGGATTAAATACTTATTTTCAATTCAGATATGAAGCGGAAAAATACCGTTCCAATAGTCTCTTTGGGGATGCCATTCCTGAGCAAGTAAAGAAAATGCCGGAAAAAGAGTTTCTAACCAGTATTTACAATGCGCTAGCCTCAATTCCTATGAAAGCAGCTATTGAAACCCCTTCAGATAAATTTAGCAGTTCAGATGAATACAGTATGGCTTCCTATGTGAAAACAGCGTTATGGCTGTTCATTTTAGAGAATGAAGTGGGAAGAGAAAAAATGGACAAAGCTTTTCAATATTATTTCAGCTTATGGAAGAATAAACACCCTCAGCCAGAAGATTTGAAAGCGGCATTTGAAACCTCTTTAGGAGTGAATTTAGATGCTTATTTTAAGCTGGTTAACAAAGAAGGAGGCTTCAAATAA
- a CDS encoding MFS transporter, producing MLTHQSTKIRRGVIPLMAVSAGIIVANVYYNQPILREIGLTMQASESEIGKISMISQLGYGLGMFFLLPLGDKVNRKNLIILLSSLLCLSLILVSFSNTLLQISVLSFFVGLFSTPAQIILPMAATLGKKNRGATVGKVFSGILVGILGARVMAGLLTEFFGWRSVFALSAFMVLIVSVLLKIYLPEAPAKFKGNYLNLLKSTLSLIKEYKVLRQAAILGAFTFGVFCSFWTTLTFHLSAAPLNFHAGTIGLFGLIAIGGALVAPYFGKLADKGSVYKSLMITVSLIIGSIILIKLFPFSVAVLVISVFFLDIGVQATQITNFTRIYSLDEQAHSRLNTIYMTTYFIGAAVGTYAGLLAWKFGGWEGATWQMLAWSMIALMIVLLSSKAKAFIRLKSTAV from the coding sequence ATGTTAACCCATCAAAGTACAAAGATACGCAGAGGAGTGATTCCTTTAATGGCAGTTTCCGCAGGTATTATAGTAGCAAACGTGTATTATAATCAACCTATTCTTAGAGAAATCGGACTAACAATGCAGGCTTCAGAAAGTGAAATTGGCAAAATATCTATGATTTCACAATTGGGATATGGACTGGGCATGTTTTTTTTGCTGCCCCTTGGCGATAAAGTAAACCGGAAGAACCTGATCATTTTACTCTCCTCATTGCTTTGCCTCAGCTTAATATTAGTGAGTTTTTCAAATACACTTTTACAGATTTCTGTTCTCAGTTTCTTTGTTGGCTTATTCTCTACACCGGCGCAGATTATTCTGCCGATGGCAGCTACTTTGGGAAAGAAAAACCGTGGCGCAACTGTAGGGAAAGTATTTAGTGGAATCCTAGTTGGAATTTTAGGGGCAAGGGTGATGGCTGGCCTCCTGACGGAGTTTTTTGGCTGGCGTTCTGTGTTTGCTCTTTCCGCATTTATGGTGCTTATCGTCAGTGTTTTATTGAAGATATACCTTCCTGAAGCACCTGCTAAATTCAAAGGGAACTACTTAAACTTACTCAAATCAACTTTATCCTTAATCAAAGAATACAAGGTGCTTCGACAAGCTGCAATCCTGGGTGCTTTTACTTTTGGGGTGTTCTGTTCCTTTTGGACGACACTTACTTTTCATTTAAGTGCAGCTCCCTTAAATTTTCATGCGGGTACCATCGGCTTATTTGGCCTGATTGCGATTGGAGGTGCTTTAGTCGCTCCTTATTTTGGGAAGCTGGCGGATAAAGGGAGTGTTTACAAGTCTTTGATGATCACTGTTTCCCTGATCATTGGCAGCATTATTCTGATCAAATTATTCCCTTTTTCTGTGGCAGTACTGGTGATCAGCGTATTCTTTCTGGACATTGGGGTGCAAGCCACACAAATCACCAATTTCACCAGAATTTATAGCCTGGATGAACAAGCACACAGTCGGTTAAATACCATCTATATGACTACTTATTTTATTGGCGCTGCGGTAGGAACCTATGCCGGTTTATTGGCCTGGAAATTTGGAGGCTGGGAGGGGGCCACTTGGCAGATGCTCGCATGGAGTATGATAGCCCTGATGATTGTATTGCTTTCCAGCAAGGCAAAGGCATTTATCCGGCTGAAATCAACTGCTGTATAA
- a CDS encoding TCR/Tet family MFS transporter, giving the protein MASSRKAALSFIFITMLLDVIGIGLIIPVFPQLIEQLIHGNISEASQWSGLLMFAYAIMQFICAPIIGNLSDKYGRRPVLLFSLFGFGIDYIFLALAPSIWWLFLGRIIAGMFGASMTTATAYIADISTPENRAQNFGLIGAAFGLGFVVGPALGGLLGELGPRVPFIAAAVLTFINVIYGYFVLPESLDKAHRRPFEWSRANPMGSLLCLKKYKGVGGLIVSLIFIYIAGQALQSTWTFINIERFQWNTFLIGISLATAGILVALVQGGLIRYTSPRLGNEKSIYIGLAFSVLGMLLFAFANQSWMMFAFLVPYCLGGIAGPALQATISQNVPQNEQGELQGALTSLMSATSIVGPLLMTNLFAWFTSPKAPFKFSGAPFLAAAVFMLISLWICRNTMKKESFINRK; this is encoded by the coding sequence ATGGCATCATCCAGAAAAGCGGCGTTAAGCTTCATTTTCATCACCATGTTATTGGACGTGATTGGCATTGGGCTGATCATTCCAGTATTCCCTCAATTAATAGAACAGTTGATCCATGGCAATATCAGTGAAGCTTCACAATGGAGCGGCTTACTCATGTTTGCTTATGCCATTATGCAATTCATCTGTGCCCCGATCATAGGAAACCTAAGTGACAAATATGGAAGAAGACCAGTATTACTTTTCTCTTTATTTGGCTTCGGCATCGATTATATTTTTCTGGCTTTAGCGCCAAGTATCTGGTGGTTATTCCTTGGCCGCATCATTGCGGGTATGTTTGGTGCCAGTATGACCACTGCTACGGCCTATATTGCTGATATCAGTACACCGGAAAACAGGGCACAAAACTTCGGCTTAATTGGTGCTGCATTCGGTTTAGGCTTTGTAGTTGGTCCTGCTTTAGGTGGCCTGCTTGGTGAGCTTGGCCCAAGAGTCCCTTTTATTGCGGCGGCAGTACTTACATTTATCAATGTGATTTATGGCTATTTTGTACTGCCAGAATCACTGGATAAGGCGCACCGACGTCCTTTTGAATGGTCCAGAGCAAATCCGATGGGTTCCTTACTTTGTCTCAAAAAGTACAAAGGTGTTGGTGGTTTAATTGTGTCTTTAATTTTCATTTATATTGCTGGTCAGGCGCTGCAAAGTACCTGGACTTTCATTAATATCGAACGTTTCCAATGGAATACTTTCCTCATCGGCATCTCGCTGGCCACTGCTGGAATATTAGTTGCATTGGTTCAAGGCGGCTTAATCAGGTATACGAGTCCGAGGTTAGGTAATGAAAAGAGCATTTATATCGGCCTTGCTTTTTCTGTCCTGGGTATGCTGTTATTTGCCTTTGCCAACCAAAGCTGGATGATGTTTGCCTTTCTCGTGCCCTACTGTCTGGGTGGAATTGCTGGCCCTGCCTTACAAGCCACGATCTCTCAAAACGTCCCACAGAACGAACAAGGAGAGCTACAAGGTGCTTTAACCAGTCTGATGAGTGCCACTTCTATTGTAGGTCCCCTGCTGATGACCAATTTATTTGCCTGGTTTACCAGTCCAAAAGCACCATTTAAATTTTCCGGTGCTCCCTTCCTTGCCGCTGCAGTATTTATGCTGATCAGCTTATGGATTTGCAGGAACACCATGAAAAAAGAATCTTTTATCAATAGAAAATAG
- a CDS encoding class I SAM-dependent methyltransferase translates to MFHKESYELHEKWYNKKFPTPEAKSAYFKKSRYEDTTSIGSWLQRLFFDCLNPLLKNKDQKWLTVGDAYGFDARYILNNGNQATATDLNTDFLSIAHQEGIVNDFRSENAEKLSFEDNTYDFVLCKESYHHFPRPYSALYEMIRVCKKGIVIIEPQDPISKMPLLLFMVNTLNSIKGNLGSSVWKNRFSYEPVGNFVYKVSEREFEKFAAGLNLPMVAFKRINPNFYFSGAEGITADNRSKKFRSIYLKKSILDLLLKLKIIPGQVLSAIIFKETPTAEALQYLKKEGYKLQNIPKNPYLN, encoded by the coding sequence ATGTTCCACAAAGAAAGCTATGAACTCCATGAAAAATGGTACAATAAAAAGTTCCCGACTCCGGAGGCTAAATCTGCTTACTTTAAAAAGAGCAGATACGAAGATACTACGAGCATAGGTTCCTGGTTACAGCGCTTATTTTTTGATTGCCTGAATCCGCTGCTGAAGAATAAAGATCAGAAATGGCTCACTGTTGGCGATGCTTATGGCTTTGATGCCCGATACATCCTTAACAATGGTAATCAGGCTACAGCAACTGACCTGAACACAGATTTCCTCAGCATTGCCCATCAGGAAGGAATAGTAAATGATTTCCGTTCAGAAAATGCGGAAAAACTATCTTTTGAAGACAACACCTATGATTTTGTGCTTTGCAAGGAATCTTACCACCACTTTCCAAGGCCTTATTCGGCGTTGTACGAAATGATTCGGGTTTGTAAAAAAGGTATTGTGATCATCGAACCACAGGATCCGATTTCAAAAATGCCACTGCTGCTGTTTATGGTGAATACCTTAAACTCCATCAAAGGCAATCTCGGCTCCAGTGTCTGGAAAAACCGATTCTCTTATGAACCAGTCGGCAATTTTGTCTATAAAGTATCGGAACGTGAGTTTGAGAAATTTGCTGCCGGCCTTAATCTACCGATGGTTGCTTTTAAGCGCATCAACCCAAACTTTTATTTTAGCGGTGCAGAGGGAATCACTGCCGATAACCGCAGCAAAAAGTTCAGATCCATTTATCTTAAAAAGTCGATTCTCGACCTGTTATTGAAATTAAAAATCATCCCAGGACAAGTTTTATCCGCCATTATTTTTAAGGAAACACCTACAGCTGAAGCGCTGCAGTATCTTAAAAAAGAAGGGTATAAGTTACAGAATATTCCAAAAAATCCATACCTTAATTAA
- a CDS encoding GNAT family N-acetyltransferase, whose amino-acid sequence MNTNIHLSRTNPDHLDFRKLIALLDENLSENNGEAQSFFDQFNKTDQIKHVVIAYMEGVAIGCGSIKAYDSGTMEVKRMFVHPEFRNTGIATKILSHLEQWAKEMGYERCILETGEKQKEAVILYQKRGYQQISNYGQYEHVADSICMEKKLKDLSTAV is encoded by the coding sequence ATGAATACCAACATACACCTTAGCAGAACGAATCCTGATCATTTAGATTTCAGGAAACTCATTGCGCTTTTAGATGAAAATCTAAGTGAAAACAATGGGGAAGCGCAATCCTTTTTTGATCAGTTCAATAAAACTGATCAAATTAAACATGTAGTGATCGCTTATATGGAAGGCGTTGCAATTGGCTGTGGCTCCATCAAAGCATATGATTCAGGCACCATGGAAGTGAAACGTATGTTTGTACATCCGGAGTTTCGGAATACCGGCATTGCCACAAAAATCCTCAGTCATCTGGAACAATGGGCAAAAGAGATGGGCTATGAAAGGTGTATTTTGGAAACCGGCGAAAAGCAGAAAGAAGCGGTCATTTTATACCAGAAAAGAGGCTATCAGCAAATTTCAAATTATGGCCAATATGAGCATGTAGCAGACAGTATTTGTATGGAGAAGAAATTAAAAGACCTTTCTACTGCTGTTTAG
- the obgE gene encoding GTPase ObgE: MSQGSNFVDYVKICCRSGKGGAGSSHLHRDIRTSTGGPDGGDGGRGGHIILRGNSQFWTLLHLKYRKHIIAQDGQPGSSGTSSGKFGKDEILDVPLGTIAKDAETGEVLFEITKEGETKILTPGGRGGLGNWHFKTPTLQTPRFAQPGESGKEQWMVLELKVLADVGLVGFPNAGKSTLLSVLSAAKPEIADYPFTTLVPNLGIVAYRGGKSFVMADIPGIIEGASKGKGLGFRFLRHIERNSVLLFMIPADTHRTISEEYEILKTELRDYNPELMQKPHLLAITKSDMLDEELMAEMKKEIPSHVPSIFISSVAQKGLTELKDMLWESINEEA; encoded by the coding sequence ATGTCGCAAGGATCAAATTTTGTAGATTATGTTAAAATATGCTGCCGCTCAGGTAAGGGAGGGGCAGGGTCTTCACACTTGCATCGTGATATACGCACTTCTACAGGTGGGCCTGATGGTGGTGATGGTGGACGCGGTGGACACATCATACTGCGTGGAAACTCGCAATTCTGGACTTTACTCCACTTAAAATACCGTAAGCACATCATTGCTCAGGATGGTCAGCCAGGATCAAGTGGTACCTCTTCCGGTAAATTTGGTAAGGATGAAATTTTAGATGTACCGCTTGGGACCATCGCTAAAGATGCGGAAACCGGTGAAGTACTTTTCGAAATCACCAAAGAAGGAGAGACTAAAATCCTGACACCAGGTGGTCGTGGTGGCTTGGGAAACTGGCACTTTAAAACGCCAACTTTACAAACTCCACGTTTTGCTCAGCCAGGTGAATCTGGTAAAGAACAATGGATGGTACTGGAATTAAAAGTCCTTGCCGATGTAGGTTTGGTAGGTTTCCCGAATGCTGGAAAATCAACGTTGCTATCTGTATTGTCAGCAGCGAAACCAGAAATCGCAGATTATCCATTTACTACTTTAGTGCCAAACCTGGGTATTGTAGCCTACCGTGGCGGTAAGTCATTTGTAATGGCAGATATCCCTGGAATTATTGAAGGCGCCTCAAAAGGTAAAGGTTTAGGATTCCGCTTCCTTCGCCACATCGAAAGAAACTCCGTATTGTTGTTTATGATACCTGCAGATACACACCGTACCATTTCGGAAGAATATGAAATTCTGAAAACAGAATTGAGAGATTACAATCCGGAATTGATGCAAAAGCCTCATTTATTAGCCATCACAAAATCTGATATGCTGGATGAAGAGTTAATGGCAGAAATGAAAAAGGAGATTCCTTCACATGTTCCATCTATATTTATCTCTTCTGTAGCTCAAAAAGGTTTAACAGAATTGAAAGATATGTTATGGGAATCCATTAATGAAGAAGCATAA
- a CDS encoding adenylate kinase has translation MLNFVLFGPPGAGKGTQSQKLIDQYQLIHISTGDLFRAHIKNQSPLGQKVSELIADGQLVPDEITIAMLEEEVDKNPEAKGFIFDGFPRTVPQAIALDEFLESKGSSIAGVIALDVDQEELTKRIAQRQLESGRVDDQADKLQKRIDEYFSKTIHVLPYYEAQGKLSKVNGIGNIDAIFTELRAVVDQY, from the coding sequence ATGCTTAATTTTGTTCTCTTTGGCCCACCGGGTGCAGGCAAAGGCACTCAATCTCAGAAATTGATCGATCAGTATCAATTGATCCACATTTCCACAGGTGACCTTTTTAGGGCTCACATTAAAAATCAATCACCATTAGGGCAGAAAGTAAGTGAGTTGATCGCAGACGGACAATTAGTTCCTGATGAGATCACCATCGCTATGCTGGAAGAAGAAGTGGATAAAAACCCGGAAGCTAAAGGCTTTATTTTTGACGGGTTTCCACGAACAGTTCCTCAGGCAATTGCACTGGATGAATTTTTAGAGAGCAAAGGAAGCAGTATTGCAGGTGTAATTGCTTTAGATGTTGATCAGGAAGAATTAACCAAACGCATCGCACAACGTCAGTTGGAAAGTGGTCGTGTGGATGATCAGGCAGATAAACTGCAAAAAAGAATCGACGAGTATTTTAGCAAAACTATCCATGTTTTGCCATACTACGAAGCACAAGGTAAACTAAGTAAAGTAAACGGTATCGGTAATATCGATGCGATCTTTACGGAGTTACGTGCGGTTGTTGATCAGTATTAG
- a CDS encoding DUF2147 domain-containing protein: protein MKIISNMTDGGSFCMGRLFLLTSLVLTLFFTSPAFPQDQHRDPDRIVGKWITEKKNLIVEVYKQDHKYKAKIVWFDDTDDLNRPAEMRRDDQNPDPALRKRKILGLEILKLLAFNKESNSWENGVIYDALTGKEWSSYAFITNKGLLRVKGYWRFKIFSKSVDFLPVK, encoded by the coding sequence GTGAAAATTATTTCCAACATGACCGATGGAGGTAGTTTTTGTATGGGCAGATTATTTTTATTAACATCCTTAGTACTGACTTTATTCTTTACGTCCCCTGCTTTTCCCCAAGATCAGCATAGGGACCCTGACCGCATTGTGGGCAAATGGATTACTGAAAAGAAAAATCTGATTGTAGAAGTTTATAAACAAGACCATAAATACAAAGCAAAAATAGTTTGGTTTGATGATACCGACGACCTCAACAGGCCTGCAGAAATGAGAAGAGACGATCAAAATCCTGATCCTGCTTTAAGAAAACGAAAGATACTTGGCCTGGAAATACTTAAACTTCTTGCGTTTAATAAAGAGAGCAATAGCTGGGAAAATGGGGTGATCTACGATGCATTAACCGGAAAAGAATGGAGCTCTTATGCTTTTATCACCAATAAAGGTCTGCTCAGGGTGAAAGGTTACTGGCGTTTTAAGATATTCTCTAAAAGTGTCGATTTTCTACCTGTTAAATAA
- a CDS encoding aminotransferase-like domain-containing protein, protein MNQYRYEEISAKIAINITEGRLKPGHKLSSVRSLKQQYKASLSTINKAYELLIILGLVECVPKSGYYVALPKANTNAALVIPPSHTRLRDELFRNNLLAITASVNPRHRHSLSEFNVAAPDNLFIPQKMILRNMQQVIRENGTKLLRYYPSNGSEPLKEQITRHSALNQGTFDTEGLIITDGALQAFYIALAAVTTAGDAVAIESPCVFSMLQVLTTLKLRIVEIPVLGADGFDLYFLEQTLKTVPIKAIALTPNFHNPTGFLMSDENKLRLLEIARTRDIPIIENDMYGDLNFGDHRPGNISSMDDTGLVMTFSSFSKTLASGIRLGWLFTGRFFKEAEQIKFSLGSTVAPVYQETMLKILSTNSYERHIRSFRMKLASQCYQTMELISMHFPEKTLISTPKGGYSIWLKMERDIDMAKFYDHCEEIGVRFTPGYTFSYSNAFEQYFRIVFAVKYTTFRENVLKQAGLFAGNILQE, encoded by the coding sequence ATGAACCAGTATAGATACGAAGAGATCTCGGCAAAGATCGCAATTAATATTACCGAAGGAAGGTTAAAACCTGGACATAAACTTTCTTCGGTTAGAAGTTTGAAACAGCAATACAAAGCAAGTTTAAGTACCATTAACAAAGCCTATGAGCTTTTAATTATTTTGGGACTGGTTGAATGTGTTCCCAAATCCGGTTATTATGTGGCATTGCCCAAAGCAAATACTAATGCTGCACTCGTTATCCCACCAAGCCACACCAGGCTTAGAGATGAGCTGTTTAGAAATAATTTACTAGCCATCACGGCTAGTGTAAATCCGCGGCATCGTCATAGTCTTAGTGAATTTAATGTAGCTGCCCCGGATAATCTATTTATCCCTCAGAAAATGATCCTGAGAAATATGCAGCAGGTGATCCGGGAAAATGGGACAAAATTACTCAGATATTATCCTTCCAATGGTTCTGAACCGCTGAAAGAGCAGATTACAAGACATTCGGCCTTAAACCAGGGAACTTTTGATACTGAAGGATTAATCATTACTGATGGGGCACTACAAGCCTTCTATATCGCCCTGGCTGCGGTAACCACTGCGGGTGATGCGGTGGCAATTGAAAGTCCATGTGTGTTCTCAATGTTACAGGTGTTGACCACTTTGAAGCTTAGAATTGTGGAAATTCCAGTGCTGGGTGCTGATGGTTTTGACCTGTATTTTTTGGAGCAGACCCTCAAGACTGTTCCTATAAAAGCGATTGCACTTACCCCCAATTTTCATAACCCTACAGGCTTCCTGATGTCGGATGAAAACAAATTAAGGTTACTGGAAATTGCCAGAACCCGAGATATTCCCATCATTGAGAATGATATGTATGGCGACCTTAATTTTGGCGACCACCGTCCGGGAAACATCAGTTCCATGGACGATACTGGATTAGTCATGACCTTTTCCTCTTTTTCTAAAACCCTGGCCTCAGGGATTCGCTTAGGCTGGCTGTTTACCGGAAGATTTTTTAAAGAGGCGGAACAAATCAAGTTTTCATTGGGCAGTACGGTAGCTCCAGTATACCAGGAAACCATGCTGAAAATTTTATCGACCAATAGCTATGAACGCCATATCCGTTCCTTCCGGATGAAATTGGCTAGCCAGTGTTATCAGACTATGGAGCTGATTTCTATGCATTTTCCAGAGAAGACCCTAATTTCGACCCCTAAAGGAGGGTATAGCATCTGGCTTAAAATGGAAAGGGATATTGATATGGCTAAATTTTATGATCATTGCGAAGAAATTGGCGTACGCTTCACACCAGGTTATACTTTTTCCTACAGTAATGCCTTTGAACAATATTTTAGAATCGTTTTTGCAGTGAAGTATACTACTTTCCGGGAGAATGTCCTGAAACAGGCAGGGTTATTTGCAGGGAATATTCTTCAGGAATAG
- a CDS encoding helix-turn-helix domain-containing protein: MKRFIQHEALFVRHFETEKWPFPLHNHDHYELVFIHSGKGIHSHNQVDQHYSGRSLFLLAPQDAHIFQIEACTEFSVLKFNHLYLEGVSNEKSSSAWKKLVDHLLAIAATYDTCLVKSEQDMEKIEQLMRLIVQEWEANPGIGNEVMFHLIRGVFSILKRNAIGNIIAQPSSNGDLVISIIEFIHAHIHQPESLKLSVLALHFNFSPNYLSSLFKRQIKVSIKQYIDDYKYKLIETQLNSGSKIKKEISNDFGFNDLSHFLKFLKKYANASPAVLSRNDNGTLAP; this comes from the coding sequence GTGAAAAGATTTATTCAGCATGAAGCCTTATTTGTGAGGCATTTTGAAACGGAAAAATGGCCTTTTCCTTTGCATAACCACGACCATTATGAATTGGTGTTTATTCATTCTGGAAAGGGTATTCACTCCCACAACCAGGTAGATCAGCATTATTCCGGGAGAAGTTTGTTCTTGCTGGCCCCGCAGGATGCTCATATTTTCCAAATTGAAGCCTGTACAGAATTCAGCGTATTGAAGTTCAATCATCTATATCTGGAGGGGGTATCAAATGAAAAATCCTCTTCAGCATGGAAAAAACTAGTAGATCATTTATTGGCCATTGCTGCTACTTATGATACCTGTTTGGTAAAATCTGAGCAGGATATGGAGAAAATCGAGCAGTTGATGCGGTTAATTGTACAGGAATGGGAGGCCAATCCTGGAATCGGCAATGAGGTGATGTTTCATTTGATACGTGGTGTGTTCAGTATTCTGAAAAGAAATGCAATTGGAAACATTATTGCACAGCCTTCCTCCAATGGCGACCTGGTGATTTCTATTATTGAATTTATCCATGCGCACATCCATCAGCCGGAATCTTTGAAACTGAGTGTTTTGGCCTTACATTTCAATTTCTCTCCAAATTATTTAAGCAGCCTGTTTAAGCGACAAATAAAGGTTTCTATTAAACAATATATTGATGACTACAAATATAAACTGATTGAAACGCAGCTGAATTCCGGCAGTAAAATTAAAAAAGAAATCAGTAATGATTTTGGCTTTAACGACCTGAGTCATTTCCTGAAGTTTTTAAAGAAATATGCGAATGCCAGTCCAGCGGTATTGTCCAGAAATGATAATGGTACTCTAGCACCCTAG